Proteins found in one Zea mays cultivar B73 chromosome 1, Zm-B73-REFERENCE-NAM-5.0, whole genome shotgun sequence genomic segment:
- the LOC103643683 gene encoding peamaclein produces the protein MAKPPLQTATIILLVLLVAASCLHTVDAAALGFSWGKCCVRCARTTTRRAREACMSSCGLKCEFCKCGPAMPPRDIHDCPCYRNMLTASPKKRPKYP, from the exons ATGGCCAAGCCCCCGCTTCAGACAGCAACGATCATCCTGCTCGTGCTCCTCGTGGCCGCGTCGTGCCTCCACACCGTCGACGCCGCCGCTTTAG GGTTCTCCTGGGGCAAGTGTTGCGTTCGGTGCGCGAGGACGACCACGCGGCGGGCACGGGAGGCGTGCATGAGCTCCTGCGGCCTAAAATGCGAGTTTTGCAAATGCGGGCCTGCGATGCCGCCGCGCGACATCCATGACTGCCCCTGCTACCGCAACATGCTCACCGCCAGCCCCAAGAAGAGGCCCAAGTACCCTTGA